A DNA window from Guyparkeria halophila contains the following coding sequences:
- a CDS encoding anthranilate synthase component II has translation MVLMLDNYDSFTYNLVQYLGELGEEVWVARNDQVTVEEIEARAPSHIVVSPGPCDPDQAGISLEVIRHFAGKLPILGVCLGHQAIGQVFGGKVVRAREVMHGKVSPVYHTGEGVFEGLPNPFEATRYHSLVIARDSVPEVLEITAWTQFDDGAVDEIMGFRHREYAIEGVQFHPESILTQHGHQQLKSFLRYRSGVRELAPA, from the coding sequence ATGGTCTTGATGCTCGACAACTACGACTCGTTTACCTACAACCTCGTCCAGTACCTGGGCGAGCTGGGTGAAGAGGTCTGGGTGGCGCGCAACGATCAGGTGACGGTCGAGGAGATCGAGGCCCGTGCGCCGAGCCACATCGTGGTCTCCCCGGGGCCTTGCGATCCGGACCAGGCCGGCATCTCGCTCGAGGTGATCCGCCACTTTGCCGGCAAGCTCCCCATCCTCGGCGTCTGCCTGGGGCATCAGGCGATCGGCCAGGTCTTCGGCGGCAAGGTGGTGCGGGCCCGCGAGGTGATGCACGGCAAGGTCTCGCCGGTTTATCACACCGGCGAGGGTGTGTTCGAAGGGCTGCCGAATCCCTTCGAGGCCACGCGTTATCACTCGTTGGTCATCGCTCGCGACAGTGTTCCCGAGGTGCTCGAGATCACCGCCTGGACGCAGTTTGATGACGGGGCGGTCGACGAGATCATGGGGTTCCGCCATCGCGAGTACGCCATCGAGGGCGTCCAGTTCCACCCCGAGTCGATCCTCACCCAGCACGGCCACCAGCAACTCAAGAGCTTCCTGCGCTACCGTTCTGGTGTGCGCGAACTCGCGCCGGCGTGA
- a CDS encoding ferredoxin--NADP reductase translates to MGEWIEVTVAEKIRWNDGLYSLRFDAPLPAFKAGQFVRVGLDIDGERVARPYSLVNAPDETPHEIYFNLVPEGPLSPRLARLEPGDALFVHSSVTGTMTMERTPAHRHLWLFATGTALGPFLSMLKTDTPWERAERVVLCHSVRRATDLAYGETIRRLQARHGDRFDFVPVVTREAQPGTLSERIPAALDSGELERHVGLDLRAEDAHVMLCGNSGMIEAVQQVLEPRGLRRHRRREPGHITVEKYH, encoded by the coding sequence ATGGGCGAATGGATCGAAGTGACGGTGGCGGAGAAGATTCGCTGGAACGACGGGCTGTACTCCCTGCGTTTTGACGCGCCGCTGCCGGCGTTCAAGGCGGGACAGTTTGTCCGGGTCGGACTCGATATCGACGGCGAGCGCGTCGCGCGACCCTACTCGCTGGTCAACGCGCCGGACGAGACCCCGCACGAGATCTATTTCAATCTCGTGCCCGAAGGGCCGCTCTCGCCGCGCCTGGCCCGGCTGGAGCCCGGTGACGCCCTGTTCGTGCATTCCTCGGTCACCGGCACCATGACCATGGAGCGCACCCCGGCGCATCGCCATCTGTGGCTGTTCGCGACGGGTACCGCGCTCGGTCCGTTCCTGTCGATGCTCAAGACCGACACCCCTTGGGAGCGCGCCGAGCGGGTGGTGTTGTGTCATTCGGTGCGCCGGGCGACGGATCTCGCCTATGGCGAGACGATTCGTCGATTGCAGGCGCGCCACGGCGATCGATTCGACTTCGTGCCGGTGGTCACGCGGGAGGCGCAGCCGGGCACCCTGAGCGAACGGATCCCGGCCGCGCTGGACTCCGGTGAGCTCGAGCGCCATGTCGGGCTGGATCTGCGAGCGGAGGATGCCCACGTCATGCTGTGCGGGAACTCAGGAATGATCGAGGCGGTCCAGCAGGTACTCGAGCCGCGTGGCCTGCGTCGTCATCGTCGCCGTGAGCCGGGGCACATCACCGTCGAGAAGTATCACTGA
- a CDS encoding DMT family transporter encodes MTEPTPGPVEDREIPQYAPIAMVPLFALLLLGLLWGYNWVVMKAVLVDVSAAWFAALRTVLPALLLIAILPLAGKRLRPPPLFYALPIGLFQTAGFVGFMMWALQAGGGAGETAVIVFMMPLWLTLMAHFALNERITRVQLLAIGLAVPGLVLLISPWEAGLMPAAVLLAFASGFGWALGAIWQKRYYHRYQPDLLSLTAWQMLYGGLLLTAIALWVEPFAVDPTPNFFWALFYNVVLAGAVGWLLWVYSLHHLPTWIAGFGALLVPGVGVLSAWLVLGETPGPVKQIGIGLILSALLIITLYQRRARQQARRRVGA; translated from the coding sequence ATGACCGAACCAACCCCGGGTCCCGTCGAGGACCGCGAGATTCCCCAGTACGCCCCGATCGCGATGGTGCCGCTGTTTGCCTTGCTCTTGCTCGGCCTGCTGTGGGGCTATAACTGGGTGGTGATGAAGGCCGTGCTGGTGGATGTCTCGGCGGCGTGGTTCGCCGCGCTGCGTACGGTACTGCCGGCCCTACTGCTGATCGCGATCCTGCCGCTCGCCGGCAAGCGCCTGCGCCCGCCGCCGTTGTTCTACGCCTTGCCGATCGGCCTGTTCCAGACCGCCGGCTTCGTCGGTTTCATGATGTGGGCGCTTCAGGCCGGCGGTGGGGCGGGCGAGACCGCGGTGATCGTCTTCATGATGCCCCTGTGGCTGACCCTGATGGCGCATTTCGCCCTCAACGAACGGATCACGCGCGTGCAGCTGTTGGCGATCGGCCTGGCCGTGCCCGGGCTGGTGCTGTTGATCTCGCCCTGGGAGGCGGGCCTGATGCCGGCGGCGGTGTTGCTGGCCTTTGCCTCGGGATTCGGCTGGGCGTTGGGTGCGATCTGGCAGAAGCGTTACTACCATCGCTATCAGCCGGACCTGCTTAGCCTGACGGCCTGGCAGATGCTCTATGGCGGCCTGTTGCTGACGGCGATCGCGCTCTGGGTCGAGCCGTTTGCGGTCGATCCGACGCCCAACTTTTTCTGGGCCCTGTTCTATAACGTCGTGCTGGCCGGCGCGGTTGGCTGGTTGTTGTGGGTGTATTCACTGCATCACCTGCCCACCTGGATCGCCGGCTTCGGGGCGCTGCTGGTGCCCGGTGTCGGCGTGTTGAGCGCCTGGCTGGTGCTGGGTGAGACACCGGGGCCGGTCAAGCAGATCGGCATTGGCCTGATCCTGTCGGCGCTGCTGATCATCACGCTCTACCAGCGGCGGGCCCGGCAGCAGGCACGTCGGCGGGTGGGAGCCTGA
- a CDS encoding DUF1328 domain-containing protein, which produces MLSWALVFLIVGIIAGVLGLSGIAGAATQIAWILFVVGLILAIVFFLMGRRPPV; this is translated from the coding sequence ATGTTGTCATGGGCACTCGTTTTCCTGATCGTGGGCATCATCGCAGGCGTACTGGGCTTAAGCGGCATCGCGGGCGCCGCGACGCAGATCGCCTGGATCCTGTTCGTGGTGGGCCTGATCCTGGCCATCGTTTTCTTCCTGATGGGCCGACGGCCGCCTGTCTGA
- the thiC gene encoding phosphomethylpyrimidine synthase ThiC, translating into MSAIPSDFLQKTAKLSETVIEPFPASHKRYSVGSRPDIRVPYREVSQTATQNDSGIVSNPPIPVYDTSGPYTDPEVEIDLLKGLSPLRQAWIDERGDTEQLDGPTSRFGQDRLTDEKTENLRFSHIRPPRRAKAGANVSQMHYARQGIITPEMEYVAIRENNRLQEMRADPRYKALLRQHKGESFGASIPDEITPEFVRDEIARGRAIIPANINHPEIEPMIIGRNFRTKINGNLGNSAVTSGIAEEVEKMVWGIRWGGDTIMDLSTGKHIHETREWILRNSPVPIGTVPLYQALEKVDGKAEDLTWEIYRDTLIEQAEQGVDYFTIHAGVRLAYVPMTAERVTGIVSRGGSIMAKWCLARHEESFLYTHFNEICEIMKAYDVSFSLGDGLRPGCLADANDEAQFAELKTLGELTQIAWKHDVQVMIEGPGHVPLHMIKENMDKELEDCFEAPFYTLGPLVTDIAPAYDHITSGIGAANIGWYGTAMLCYVTPKEHLGLPDKDDVREGVITYKIAAHASDLAKGFPGTQVRDNALSKARFEFRWLDQYHLSLDPERAREYHDATLPKEAHQVAHFCSMCGPHFCSMKITQEVREYADQMGVDEEEALKQGMKEKSIEFVEKGGEVYGRI; encoded by the coding sequence AGCGATTTCCTGCAGAAGACGGCGAAACTCTCCGAGACGGTGATCGAGCCGTTCCCGGCCAGTCACAAGCGCTACTCGGTCGGCTCGCGCCCCGATATCCGCGTGCCGTACCGCGAGGTCAGCCAGACCGCGACGCAGAACGACTCCGGCATCGTCTCCAATCCGCCGATCCCGGTCTACGACACCTCCGGCCCGTACACCGACCCGGAGGTCGAGATCGACCTGCTCAAGGGGCTTTCGCCGCTGCGTCAGGCGTGGATCGACGAGCGCGGTGATACCGAGCAGCTCGACGGCCCGACCTCGCGCTTCGGCCAGGATCGCCTGACCGACGAGAAGACCGAGAACCTGCGTTTCTCGCACATCCGCCCGCCGCGTCGCGCCAAGGCCGGTGCCAACGTCTCCCAGATGCACTACGCCCGTCAGGGGATCATCACCCCCGAGATGGAGTACGTTGCCATCCGCGAGAACAACCGGCTGCAGGAGATGCGCGCCGACCCGCGTTACAAGGCACTGCTGCGCCAGCACAAGGGCGAGTCCTTCGGCGCATCGATCCCCGACGAGATCACGCCCGAGTTCGTCCGTGACGAGATCGCCCGCGGTCGCGCGATCATCCCGGCGAACATCAACCACCCGGAAATCGAGCCGATGATCATCGGCCGGAACTTCCGCACCAAGATCAACGGCAACCTCGGCAACTCCGCGGTCACCTCCGGCATCGCCGAGGAAGTCGAGAAGATGGTCTGGGGCATCCGCTGGGGCGGCGACACCATCATGGACCTGTCGACCGGCAAGCATATCCACGAGACCCGCGAGTGGATCCTGCGCAATTCGCCGGTGCCGATCGGCACCGTGCCGCTCTACCAGGCGCTGGAGAAGGTCGACGGCAAGGCCGAGGACCTGACCTGGGAGATCTACCGCGACACGCTGATCGAGCAGGCCGAGCAGGGCGTGGACTACTTCACCATCCACGCCGGCGTGCGTCTCGCCTACGTGCCGATGACCGCCGAGCGGGTCACGGGCATCGTCTCGCGTGGTGGTTCGATCATGGCCAAGTGGTGTCTCGCCCGCCACGAGGAGTCGTTCCTCTACACGCACTTCAACGAGATCTGCGAGATCATGAAGGCCTACGATGTGTCCTTCTCGCTGGGCGACGGCCTGCGCCCGGGCTGCCTCGCGGATGCCAACGACGAGGCGCAGTTCGCCGAACTGAAGACCCTTGGCGAGCTGACCCAGATTGCCTGGAAGCACGATGTCCAGGTGATGATCGAGGGGCCGGGCCACGTGCCGCTGCACATGATCAAGGAGAACATGGACAAGGAACTCGAGGACTGCTTCGAGGCCCCGTTCTACACCCTCGGCCCGCTGGTCACCGACATCGCGCCGGCCTATGACCACATCACCAGCGGTATCGGCGCGGCCAACATCGGTTGGTACGGCACCGCCATGCTCTGCTACGTCACGCCCAAGGAGCACCTCGGCCTGCCGGACAAGGATGACGTGCGCGAAGGGGTGATCACCTACAAGATCGCCGCCCACGCCTCGGATCTCGCCAAGGGCTTCCCGGGCACGCAGGTGCGCGACAACGCCCTGTCCAAGGCGCGCTTCGAGTTCCGCTGGCTGGACCAGTACCACCTGTCGCTCGACCCGGAGCGGGCGCGTGAGTACCACGATGCGACCCTGCCGAAGGAGGCGCACCAGGTGGCGCACTTCTGCTCGATGTGCGGTCCGCACTTCTGCTCGATGAAGATCACCCAGGAGGTGCGCGAGTACGCCGACCAGATGGGCGTCGACGAGGAGGAGGCCCTCAAGCAGGGCATGAAGGAGAAGTCGATCGAGTTCGTCGAGAAGGGTGGCGAGGTCTACGGTCGGATCTGA